Proteins from a genomic interval of Schistosoma mansoni strain Puerto Rico chromosome 2, complete genome:
- a CDS encoding ubiquitin-specific peptidase 4 (C19 family), whose protein sequence is MSVATFTACFKKVAVRNGFTLVNVSSTSGFRNCISAATFTTQKAKVDELMNVEITKGDLWYILSLNWWTKWEEFVDSVSKSGIVDETSEEYPGKVDNSDILYDGKLKENLLLESDITLIPRNVWKLFVDFYGCTHTDISVFERRAIQAPKSAEIEIYPPHYSFYLNPSNSSATLLFEGTYCKFQTIRELKAIVAQHLKAAPGVNVHLSIHNEQNEFEELEDEDATIEETNLEREKVIFVQLEPRNGIRSDISVNSSRLKSNDSIGSQPESQMLSLHGSGPPLVPGVCGLNNLGNTCFMNSALQCMSNVPALTSYFLSGKWKSELNIRNPLGSQGRIATAYADLIKQLWSGTRAYAVPREFKIEIARIARQFSGYAQHDTHELLVFLLDGLHEDLNRIHSKPYIEVKDSDGRPDIEVANEAWEYYKSRNDSIIVDLFHGQLKSTVICPTCQRKSVTFDPFASLILPIQEVYKYTVRVYVWPWKSNKSQLLLLELTLSTIPCGQNIIEALEQERPPLPGCQYYIPNKSVDRSRYASLIAYELTEGFPIPVLWTNDNIAQGINFPIYISLPINDDVKGMTITVSEDILIKHIIDRLHAIGITSEPTVSSVSDASKLEEENANNSVVSCSLSDFHSNPQPDKPNTTSTDLFDQSKQTTEGTTVNLASLLKGRLCLKDTRGHDWLAESENTLISLPCSDAYSIILDCQSLEIRRRLNDIRSHIQQHPVTRLNETLKLSDCFERFTDIEQLGSRDLWYCSRCKAEKPATKKFDLWKLPDVLVVQLKRFRSHLRFHDKIDTLLEFPLTGLNLTSRVLEKKPDEKFIYDLVAVSNHMGYLGGGHYTAFALNAHTNRWYFFDDSSTRECDPSKIVLVQHMC, encoded by the exons ATGAGCGTTGCAACTTTCACCGCTTGTTTTAAGAAAGTTGCGGTTAGGAATGGTTTCACA CTCGTAAACGTTTCATCTACTTCTGGTTTTAGAAACTGCATAAGTGCTGCCACTTTCACTACTCAAAAAGCCAAAGTTGATGAGTTAATGAATGTGGAGATAACAAAAGGAGACTTATG GTATATCCTGTCTCTTAACTGGTGGACGAAATGGGAAGAATTTGTGGACTCGGTTTCCAAAAGTGGAATAGTGGACGAAACCTCTGAAGAGTATCCAGGAAAAGTTGATAACAGTGACATTTTAT ATGATggaaaattaaaagaaaacttGCTCTTGGAAAGTGACATCACGTTAATACCTAGGAATGTGTGGAAGCTGTTTGTTGATTTTTATGGTTGTACACATACAGACATTTCTGTCTTCGAACGGCGTGCCATCCAAGCACCAAAGTCAGCGGAAATCGAAATATATCCACCCCACTACTCATTCTACCTAAATCCTTCAAACTCAAGTGCCACTTTGCTGTTTGAAGGGACATATTGCAAATTTCAGACAATAA gagaacttAAAGCGATAGTCGCACAACACCTTAAAGCAGCACCTGGCGTGAATGTCCACTTATCAATACACAATGAACAAAACGAATTTGAAGAACTGGAAGATGAAGATGCTACCATAGAAGAAACTAATCTGGAGCGTGAAAAA GTCATTTTTGTTCAGCTGGAACCTAGAAATGGAATACGCAGTGA CATATCCGTAAATAGTTCGCGTTTGAAGTCGAATGACTCTATAGGATCTCAACCTGAATCCCAGATGCTATCTTTACATGGATCCGGTCCACCTTTAGTACCAGGAGTTTGCGGTCTTAATAACTTGGGAAATACATGTTTTATGAATAGTGCTCTTCAGTGTATGTCCAATGTTCCTGCATTAACCAGTTACTTCCTAAGTGGCAAATGGAAGTCTGAACTAAATATACGTAATCCACTTGGATCTCAAGGAAGAATTGCTACTGCTTACGCAGATCTCATTAAGCAGCTCTGGTCGGGGACGCGAGCATATGCTGTGCCTCGTGAATTTAAG ATTGAAATTGCACGTATCGCTCGTCAATTTTCTGGATATGCTCAACATGACACTCATGAACTACTTGTATTCTTATTGGATGGACTTCATGAGGACTTAAATAGAATACACTCCAAGCCTTATATTGAAGTGAAAGATTCCGATGGTAGACCGGATATT GAGGTTGCAAATGAAGCCTGGGAATATTACAAGTCAAGAAATGATTCTATAATTGTAGATCTTTTTCATGGACAGCTGAAGTCCACCGTGATTTGTCCTACTTGTCAACGTAAATCAGTCACTTTTGATCCATTTGCTTCATTAATTCTGCCTATACAAGAAGTATACAAATATACGGTACGCGTTTATGTTTGGCCGTGGAAATCCAATAAATCCCAACTTCTTCTATTAGAGTTAACACTTTCCACAATACCTTGCGGTCAAAATATTATTGAGGCATTAGAACAAGAGCGTCCACCTCTTCCAGGTTGTCAG tattatataccaaacaaatcTGTAGATCGTTCAAGGTATGCCTCCCTGATTGCTTATGAACTGACTGAAGGTTTCCCGATTCCTGTACTCTGGACAAACGACAA TATTGCCCAGGGTATCAACTTCCCTATCTATATTAGTTTACCAATAAATGATGATGTTAAAGGGATGACCATTACCGTCTCGGAAGATATACTGATCAAACACATTATCGACCGTTTGCATGCTATTGGTATAACTAGTGAACCGACTGTATCTTCGGTCAGTGACGCGTCAAAGTTAGAGGAGGAAAATGCAAATAACTCAGTTGTTTCTTGTTCGCTAAGCGACTTTCACAGTAATCCCCAACCAGATAAACCAAATACAACCTCAACCGATCTTTTTGACCAGTCAAAACAAACTACTGAAGGAACAACGGTCAATTTAGCCTCATTACTCAAAGGACGTTTATGCCTGAAGGATACGAGAGGGCATGATTGGTTAGCTGAATCAGAAAATACTTTAATATCTCTCCCTT GTTCTGACGCTTATAGTATCATTTTGGACTGTCAAAGTTTAGAAATACGACGTAGACTCAATGACATTCGAAGTCACATACAACAACATCCTGTTACGCGACTTAATGAAACCCTAAAACTTTCAGATTGTTTCGAACGTTTTACTGATATAGAACAATTAGGTTCAAGAGATCTGTGGTACTGTAGTCGCTGCAAAGCGGAAAAACCAGCTAcaaaaaaatttgatttatgGAAGCTTCCTGATGTTCTTGTAGTACAATTAAAGCGTTTCCGATCTCACTTACGATTTCATGATAAGATCGATACTTTACTGGAATTCCCACTAAC TGGCTTAAATTTGACTTCACGTGTACTTGAAAAGAAACCAGACGAGAAATTTATCTATGACTTAGTAGCTGTAAGCAATCATATGGGATATTTGGGTGGAGGTCATTATACAGCATTTGCTTTAAACGCTCACACTAATCGATGGTACTTTTTCGATGATTCTTCAACACGAGAATGTGATCCTTCCAAAATTGTA CTAGTGCAGCATATGTGTTAG